In one bacterium genomic region, the following are encoded:
- a CDS encoding class I SAM-dependent methyltransferase: MKTLVLEKNRDRSVRRRHPWIFSGAVARADAGLASGETVLVRAHDGEALGRGAWSPQSQMRCRLWSFDPAEEIDEAFFARRLDAALAARAGLTGADTDAVRLLHGEADGLPGVVVDRYAEVLVGQFLSAGAERHKVLLADMLRERTGAVAFWERSDTDARRKEGLEPAVGPLAGTEPTARVEIREAGLRYLVDVRGGHKTGFYLDQRPNRRDLGGAVAGAELLDCFSYTGGFALAALRGGAAAVTDVDSSAEALAQAAEHVTLNGLDDGRYAQIEGDVFKVLRELRDRARSFDAIVLDPPKFADSAAALERAARGYKDINLLALKLLRPGGRLWTFSCSAHMTPELFLKVVAGAAVDAGRTAVLERELRQGADHPMLLTFPESLYLKGLVVRVG; this comes from the coding sequence ATGAAGACCCTCGTGCTCGAGAAGAACCGCGACCGCTCGGTCCGTCGCCGCCACCCCTGGATCTTCTCCGGCGCCGTGGCCCGGGCGGACGCGGGTCTGGCGTCGGGTGAAACCGTCCTGGTCCGCGCCCACGACGGCGAGGCGCTCGGTCGCGGAGCCTGGTCGCCGCAATCGCAGATGCGCTGCCGCCTGTGGAGCTTCGATCCCGCCGAGGAGATCGACGAGGCCTTCTTCGCCCGCCGCCTGGACGCCGCGCTGGCGGCCCGCGCCGGCCTGACCGGCGCGGACACCGACGCCGTCCGGTTGCTGCACGGCGAGGCCGACGGCCTGCCAGGCGTGGTGGTCGACCGCTACGCCGAAGTGCTGGTTGGGCAGTTCCTCTCCGCCGGCGCCGAGCGGCACAAGGTCCTCCTGGCGGACATGTTGCGGGAACGCACCGGCGCCGTCGCCTTCTGGGAGCGCTCCGACACCGACGCCCGGCGCAAGGAGGGCCTGGAGCCGGCCGTCGGCCCGCTGGCCGGCACCGAGCCGACCGCCCGCGTGGAGATCCGCGAGGCGGGCCTGCGCTACCTGGTGGACGTGCGCGGCGGGCACAAGACCGGCTTCTATCTGGACCAACGCCCCAACCGCCGCGATCTGGGCGGCGCGGTCGCGGGCGCCGAGCTGCTCGACTGCTTCAGCTACACCGGGGGTTTCGCCCTGGCGGCCCTGCGCGGCGGCGCCGCGGCGGTGACCGACGTGGACAGCTCGGCCGAGGCCCTGGCCCAGGCCGCCGAGCACGTGACCCTCAACGGCCTCGACGACGGGCGTTACGCGCAGATCGAAGGCGACGTCTTCAAGGTGCTGCGCGAGCTGCGCGACCGCGCCCGCAGCTTCGACGCCATCGTGCTCGACCCGCCCAAGTTCGCCGATTCGGCCGCGGCGCTGGAGCGCGCCGCCCGCGGCTACAAGGACATCAACCTGCTGGCGCTGAAGCTGCTGCGCCCCGGCGGCCGCCTGTGGACCTTCTCCTGCTCCGCACACATGACCCCGGAGCTCTTTCTCAAGGTCGTGGCCGGCGCCGCCGTCGACGCGGGACGTACCGCCGTGCTGGAGCGCGAGCTGCGCCAGGGCGCCGACCATCCCATGCTGCTGACCTTCCCCGAGAGCCTGTATCTGAAGGGGCTGGTGGTGCGGGTGGGGTGA
- a CDS encoding DMT family protein: MPPIAKTVLLLTASNVFMTLAWYAHLKELSHKPWIIAALASWGIALFEYLLQVPANRIGHAQMNIGQLKILQEIISLSVFVPIATLYLREQVKLDYLWAGLCLCAAAFFLFRSGMAAH, translated from the coding sequence TTGCCTCCGATAGCGAAGACGGTCCTGCTCCTGACGGCTTCGAACGTATTCATGACGCTCGCGTGGTATGCGCACCTCAAGGAGCTGAGCCACAAGCCCTGGATCATCGCCGCCCTGGCGAGCTGGGGGATCGCGCTGTTCGAGTACCTGCTGCAAGTGCCGGCGAACCGGATCGGGCACGCGCAGATGAACATCGGTCAGTTGAAGATCCTGCAGGAGATCATTTCGTTGAGCGTGTTCGTTCCGATCGCCACGCTGTATCTGCGCGAACAGGTCAAGCTCGACTACCTGTGGGCGGGCCTCTGCCTGTGCGCCGCGGCCTTCTTCCTCTTCAGGAGCGGAATGGCGGCGCACTGA